A DNA window from Allokutzneria albata contains the following coding sequences:
- a CDS encoding DNA polymerase III subunit delta', with product MSTGVWAEVVGQPEAVAVLGAAARAADELVSGRAVTPGAMTHAWLFTGPPGSGRTTAAKAFAAALQCSSAGWGDVPGCGECQACRTVLAGTHPDVRVVAPEGLSIAVAEMRALVQIAARRPTAGRWQVVIISDADRLTEGASNALLKAIEEPPERTVFLLCAPSDHPEDISVTIRSRCRALSLRTPPAWAIAQVLHERHGIPEEMASWAASVSAGHIGRAQRLATDPEARSRREAVLSIPLGLRRLGDVFTKADDLVKSAEAEASAVSETRDEAEKEALKTAMGSGGTGRGVAAAERGAKAALRDLEKRQKSRATRTQRDALDLALIDLAGFYRDVLTASMRAEVTLNHPDRAADVRTAAAEWSADSALRRLEAVLQCREALGQNVKPRIAIEAMLTSLHRG from the coding sequence GTGAGCACCGGAGTGTGGGCCGAGGTGGTCGGCCAGCCGGAGGCGGTGGCCGTGCTCGGCGCGGCGGCGCGCGCGGCCGACGAGCTGGTGTCCGGACGGGCCGTCACTCCCGGTGCGATGACCCACGCGTGGCTGTTCACCGGCCCACCCGGCTCGGGGCGGACCACGGCGGCCAAGGCGTTCGCGGCGGCGCTGCAGTGCTCGTCCGCGGGCTGGGGCGACGTCCCCGGCTGCGGGGAGTGCCAGGCGTGCCGCACGGTGCTCGCCGGTACCCACCCGGACGTGCGCGTGGTGGCGCCGGAGGGGCTGTCCATCGCGGTGGCGGAGATGCGCGCCCTGGTGCAGATCGCCGCGCGCAGGCCGACTGCGGGCCGCTGGCAGGTCGTGATCATCTCCGATGCCGACCGGCTCACCGAGGGCGCGTCGAACGCGCTGCTCAAGGCGATCGAGGAGCCACCGGAGCGCACGGTGTTCCTGTTGTGCGCGCCGTCGGACCACCCCGAGGACATCTCGGTGACGATCCGCTCGCGGTGCCGGGCGCTGAGCCTGCGCACGCCGCCCGCCTGGGCGATCGCGCAGGTCCTCCACGAGCGGCACGGCATCCCGGAGGAGATGGCCTCGTGGGCGGCCTCGGTCAGCGCCGGGCACATCGGCCGCGCGCAGCGGCTGGCCACGGACCCCGAGGCGCGGTCGCGGCGCGAGGCGGTGCTGAGCATCCCGCTGGGCCTGCGCAGGCTCGGCGACGTGTTCACCAAGGCGGACGACCTGGTGAAGTCCGCGGAGGCCGAGGCGAGCGCGGTCAGCGAGACACGGGACGAGGCCGAGAAGGAGGCCCTGAAGACCGCGATGGGCTCCGGCGGCACCGGTCGCGGTGTCGCCGCGGCGGAGCGCGGGGCCAAGGCGGCGCTGCGCGACCTGGAGAAGCGGCAGAAGTCGCGGGCGACGCGGACCCAGCGGGACGCGCTGGACCTGGCACTGATCGACCTCGCCGGGTTCTACCGCGACGTGCTGACCGCCTCGATGCGCGCCGAGGTCACGCTGAACCACCCCGACCGGGCCGCCGACGTGCGGACGGCCGCGGCGGAGTGGAGCGCCGACTCGGCGCTGCGCAGGCTGGAGGCGGTGCTCCAGTGCCGGGAAGCGTTGGGGCAGAACGTGAAACCGCGGATCGCGATCGAGGCGATGCTGACGTCGCTGCACCGCGGCTGA